The sequence CTCTGAGAAACTACCATGACCACAGGCTTGGAGTTTGCCGAAGACCTGAAGCCAGGAGCAACCCAGCCCAGATAGCTGGACCAGGTATGATGGTGTCACACAGTAGGCTGCATATCTGAAAAGGCAGGTGATACCATCTCCAGGGTTGCTAATAGGTGCTCATTAGCAAGGAACTGAAGAGATAGCCCAGAAGCTCCCAGAGATTTCCAGAGGTGCCATCACACTAAAGCCAAGTGGATGAGTGGTAAATCTACAGTGTCTCTCAACCCGAGTGAAGTATGGGATCAATCATTCTCAAGACAAATCTTTTTCATAAAGTTCAGAGTTAAAAAGCCCACCAGGCAATGATGTTTGTGGATAATTGTGACAAAATTCTTCTCCTAATGTGTGTTACGAGTCTTTAAGATGTGCATAACTTTCTCCTAGCGATTTCCTGTTAATAAATCTCTCCTGAGAAAATAATTAGAGATGTGAACAAACATGTATGCATTAAGATGTTTATTACAAtgttattataaagaaatgtacgTGTGACAACTCTGTGCCACACAAACACTCGTGCACACCACTTTTTGCCTTTCCCCTCTGGTTACATGAACAGGGAAATCATATGCAGCCAATGTTCATAAGTGATAAGTTCTCTTCCTCCCAACACAGGAAGCCTCTGTCCTAATGCACCTTCGCCCTTCTCGTTGTTCACAACTCCCCCAAGGCAGCTGGTTCCGAAGCTGAACATTGTCCATTGTGAGAACCGTCTTCCTTCAAGCCAAAAATCCACCACCTTGGACTTACGTATTTTGTTCCGAATTGAGATTGCACACAAACCTACCACATGCTGTGTTCAGCAAACTTTACCAGCACTCATTCCTCACAGCACCTGAGAAGAATTATAAACCCGTATCCCTCATCTACAATTCCAAAATAGAAAAACTCTGAAGAAACAATAAGTTTGACCCAAAACCTGACCTGAACCATCAAAATCCTATTTATAGTCTTTATCTCACTTAGTGTGATTACTCATAATTTAGCTGCAAAAATACTGATGTGTCTGATTACAGGGCACTGCCCTGAATCCCACTGAGGTATTTCTTAATATATGATACATGCATTATATCTcccttttaaaatctgaaaaattcTGAATTCCAGAACCCAACTGTCCCCAAAGGTTTCAGGTAGCGATTACAGACTTGTATGATTATCCCCATAGGCTGAGAAAAGTGAAGAGAGTTGTTAGGGCTCTTTATCACTCCAAAAGCTTTGCTGTCAACACTATTCTTTACTGCCCTACAGGTTCTCACTGAGAGCCTCATGTTCTCTGGATAAACAGGCACCGTCAGTTTGTTCCCCTCACACTCCCCACCCCAGTCACCCCAAAGATAAACTGCAGATGATCTGTGCCTCTTTCCCAGGGACATGCCACACCAGAGGCAAACTCCAAGATTAAGATATGGTCCCAACAGCCCAgaccttgggttcaccaactCCATCTAGGACTCACTTATGTTTTCCTTTAGTAACTTTGTTTCAGTCTCAGATTCTATAAGGCAAAGGAAAGGCAAACTTACTTGACGTCAAGATGGGGCAGTGTGGAATTTAGGGAGCGAAGAGAAtcatggtggagccctggtggctcagtggttaagagctccgctgctaaacaaaaggtcagcagtttgatccaccagcccctccttggaaaccctacggggcagttctactttgtcctatcaggctgctatgggtcggaattgactcaacggaaacaggtttgggttttttaagagGATCATGGTAATCAGACAGGAAGAGATGCAGAAAGTGTGGGTAGGACTGACTGCTGGCTGAGAAGCTCATCAGTACTTCCTTATCCTATTTCACTACCCTGCACCTACCTCATCTATCCTCTTCTCATCCTGAAGCCCTCTCAGGATCTGGGTGTGCATCATTCCCTGCCTGTTTTAAATAACTTTCATTGTCTCTGTACCTCTACTGTCTTTTCGCACTGAACTGTCAGTTTTGCCCCAGGTCTGTGGCCATTATCCTTATGCATGTATCTATTGCGGTTTACCTCAATCAGAATTCCTTTCTGGAGGGAACCAAGTGCTGATACGGATtaaactatgtccccccaaaaaatatgtggacATCCTAACCCCTGGCACCTGTGAACattatcctgtttggaaacagggtctctgaagatgttattatcagttaacatgagatcatatcacagcagggtgggtcctaatccaatcatactggtgtccttataaaattagagaagagacacagagacagaggaagggcaTCATGTGACACTGCaactacaagtcaaggaatgccctgacctaccagaagctgggagagaggcatggaacagattctccctcaaagcctcagaaggaatcaacacaaccTGATCTCGGACTcccagtctccagaactgtgaaacaataaatttctgtttctataAGCCATCGAGTTTATGatattttgttatgacagccctaAGAGACTAATACAGATGCCAACTGTACTACACCAGGTGGTCTCTCCTGGTCAACCATAATATAAAATGAGCTAACCGGGCAGTAGGAGGAATACACTTGGTTCCGCTTGTCTTAATAAAAAACTCAGGGTTTCTAAATAAGGTTTGGTCCATTGTGGCTCCTCTCATCCTGTTCATTTTCCTTTACTACACCAGTCTGTGCTTTCTATCTAGTATGCATCCCTCTCATCACACACCAAGGCGAGCAGAAGGAACATGTTTTCTCCCTTCTCCAAGAAGAACTACTGTTTGTCAAAGTTGAAATTAGGCAGACTTGGATTTGCATCTCAGATCATCCATTAACTCACTGTACGGCCTCGGGCtacttatttaacctctctgagcctcagtctcttcaCATTTAAAATTgggtaataatagtacttacttcTCTAGGTTACTGCAAGAATTAACTAAAATAATGCATAGTATCCAACACAGCCCCTAGTACACAagagctcaacaaatatttgatatTATTCATTCCTCTCTTGGGTTATAGACCCACACCCACTGTAGAACCTTTGTTCAAAGACCTGGCACCCACACTATTGACTCTGCCTAGGTAGACCTGCCTTCCTCTGAGGCCATTCAGTCACATATTGACAATCCTACTTCCCACCACTGTAAGACCCTTCCCTGTGCCTCTACACTCGTTCCATACCAGCCAGCTTAGGCTACTGCCACCTTTGTGAAATAACCGTATATTCTAGGTTAGGGAAGGATATATGCAAGAGGTCTCCCTCAGCACACAGAAGATTTTCTAGAGGGACTCAGAACTCCTTGGACAGATATGGGGAGGAGTGGGAGAGTAGCTACTGAAAAGGACCTTTAGAGTGGTTCTTCCACAGAGAAGAACAATTCTTCTTCACCAGCAAAACACCAGGTTGTGATCTCTGGACAGAGACACAAGGAGAAATCACAAAGATCAGGGCTGGAGAGGGAGAACAGCTACTAGACACAGATGAACCTAGGACAGGGAGTGGAACATGAAGGAAAATTTCCTCAAATATAGCTGGGTAATTCTGGCTTCCTGAAAGCTCCCTCCAGTTACTAAGGCAACATTATCCCAATTAGATTCTTACTCTCCAAGTTGTCACTGCTCTACATGACAACCCCCTACACACCATCTGGCTTTCATTGTAATTATAacccatccattaataatgggctTCAACCTAGGTTGCACATGAGAGTTTCCTGGGGAGCTTTTACAAATCCTGATACCCAGGCATACCCtggaccaattaaatcagaatctctgagggtAGAACCCAGGCATCAGTAATTTTTAAAGTCCTCAGGCAATTCCAAAGCACAGccaaggctgagaaccactgcttggTTCTCTGTGTAAGTCCTGACCTATACTTCTCCCACAGTCCTCTAAGACCTTAATCCAACCTCACTAAAGAGGCATCTGCTGCTGACAAGATAGAAAATCTCTTCAGGGCAGAAGAGAGGCCTGATCCTGTTTGCCTAAAGAACTCAGACCAAGAATTATGATACCTGCATTTTCCTTCCTTAAAGCAGTGGAATGAATAGGTGACTCAAGAGTATGGACTTGGGCTGTAGGTATAGTAAGGGTAAGGAAGTGACTGTCCTCTCCCTACCCAAGGACTCATCACCTAGCTAGACCTCTATGACCTCATGCTGCAGTAGATCAGAGCCCAAGGTTGGGGGCCTCACCTCCCTGGGTAGCTTGGGGTTCTTGCAGCAGCCACCACCGTGCCCAACCCTTCCCACACCCCATACCACACCATGTTGGTTGGTACCCCCCACCTGCTGACACTAGATGAAGCTGATGCTACCTGGACCCTCATCAAGGATAAGGTGGGTAAATAAGGGGGTATGAGACCAGAAACATGAGGAGCTAATCAAGGATAAGTCTTAAGTCAGGAAAGTTTCCTAAAGAGTGTGACATCCTAGCTAGACAAGTAGGAGTTATTCACACAAAGGGGGAGAGAAGTACCTGACACATAAAAGGTGCTTAAGAAATACCTGAGTAAGGTAATAAGCAGAAGGGAGGGTGAGTGAACAATGTACTAATCAAAGAGGTAGAGCATGTACAAAAGccaggagagaaaaaagaaaaatacgtaTTTTTGAACTGTAAGTGGTCTGCTAGTGTAAAATTCAAAGAGGTAGTGGTGAAAACGAGGCTGAAAAGGCATAAGGGCTGATCAGGAAAGGCCCTTTAAGTGTTTTAAAGAACATGTTCTTTACCTTCAACTCTTCAGATATTTCCCTCTACCTTAATTTCCAAAGAATGAGACATCTGGGTTGTAGGCCAAATATGGAGATTTCAAGGAGTAGGGAGATCTCAGCTGTACCTGGGATGCAGGAGTCCAACAAATTCCACCAAATAACTTGTCAGTTGCAGGCTGCAAATTTCTCAGGTTGGAGAATTTAGGGATCAGGCTCTGGCTATGGGATTTAAAGCACACACAGAAGGCAGACACAAAGCTTAACAGAACCATCTTAAAGCAGTGCCTACCAGACTCAAAGCAGCCTTAATGGCATGTTGCTGCCATTCCAAATGGAGTAGCTGCAAAGGCCAGCTTCCCAGAGAAGCAGAAACAAGACAGCCAAGATTCTCCCAAGTATTAGAGAAGCTAGTCTCAACAGTGTAGAAGGTTGGTTCTGGACTAGATCAATCAGAATTAGGGTAAAAGTAAATAGGGTCTCAACTATTAGAAAGTTATACCATCTCCAAGTTTCAGAAAAACTCCCTATCCTATTTAAATGGCAAACAGTCAAGAAGTCAGGGTAGAGAAGTGCAGGATAAATCACGGGTGGAATGTGGCAAATTCCAAGTAGGTCATCTTTGAGTGATCTGGTTTCCTCTctacacaaaacaaaaacctctctACAACTGATGACAATTAGGCATGTTGTAGAATATCTGGATGAACAGAATGTGGCTCAAGAGCTCCCCCTTCAGAATTCAAACTACACAGGATATATCCAGGAAGACAATCTTCCACCATCATCCTCCTGAGccgcccttaaaaaaaaaaaaaaaaacccattgccatcaattccaattcatagctaccctataggacagagtagaactgccccatagggtttccaaggagtggctggtgtatccAAACGGCCAATGTATTGgtcagcagcagaactcttaaccactgtgccaccagggctccgagctGCCCTTAAAAGACCTAAATTTTCAAGGTCTCTAAGTTTCATAGAATTGGACCCACagataaggagccccggtggggcagtggttaaagtgatcaactgctaaccaaaaggtcagcggcttcaggagaaagatgtggctttccatagagatttacagccttggaagccccatggggtcactatgagtgggaatcaactgcaCAGCAGTGGGTGGGAGCCCAGAGGTAGAAGTTCAATGGAAGCTGGTAGTAGTCTCAGACGGTGACTCTAGCAAGAAACAGTCATCCCAGCAAAGAACTAAGCTCCTCAATTTTCCCTATTTTAGGATAACCACTGGGGCCTTTGGGGCCCTTAAAAGTAAGAGGACCTAGTAAACCTCCATGGAAAATCAATGCCTATATACTAGAAAAAAATCTCCAGGTAAGGCAGGAACTCACCCTTTTATCAGAAGCTTGGACCATAAGCACCAGATATTTTAAATGTCATACTCCTCACTACAGGGGCCTCTCCTGGAGATATTTCCATTTGTCTTACTTGTGAAGGAGGCTAGACGTAAACAGTAAGCTTCAGGATTTACACTTGGTGACTATGCTTTGTCATGGGGCACAGCACTCTATCTAAAAATGCCCAACCCACTGGTGCTCTGCTTTCACCCCTGGAAACCTAGCTGGAAacttaatgccctgttcttcaggCACCCAGAAGAAAAGTGCTCCATGTCTCAGTGAAGCAAAGAGAAGGAATGGGAGGGAGATTCCTCCATAAATATCAAGAAATACCTATTTCCTTGGCCAGGTGgcaaaagatcacaaccttctAGCTACTTCAGTTTGTCCACAGTAGATAAACAACTCAAATCAGAAAGCTACCTTCCTCTTAAGCTAGAGGGCAGCACTTCAAAAACAGCTTTATAACAGAAAGAGCAGCCTAAAGGAACAATGGGGAATTCTACCAGCAGGCCAGCAAAGCAGTCAATGCCATGAGGAGGTACACAGACATGTAGGATTTGGTGGCTGGGGGTAGGGAGTATACCACTTTAGGCACAGGGCTCAAACATGAAAAGGGCCCAAAGAGGGAATTTTATGTGCCCCTTCTCCCTAGCAGAACACAGAGCCAGAAATCTCAGCCAACAATATCCTGGACAGGTCAAAACCATAAAACCTAGGTACAATTACTAGAGAGGGTCTTGCAGTGTTTCCAGAGTTAGGTTACCAAGCCCAAAAAGGCCAAGACAAGGACAAAAACTAAGGGAAACTAGAATCCCTAAAAGTGTGGTAAAATTAGCATTACAAAGATGAGGTCTCAGATTCCATTGAAAGAACTATCTTTTTATAACCCCTGAAGACAGGGCAAATGTATGCTAACCCAGTGTCATCGAAGAGTAGAACTAGAGGGTTATAAATACCATGTATGAAAAGACATTCCCCACCTACTTCTGTGTACCTATTATCGGTTAATGACATCACCCACCTAACCAATCACCTAGGAATGATCCTTGAGGATCCCTTTCCCCACAATCCATCCGTGATCAAATTCTAGTGATTCTACACCCTAAATCTCTCTAATATCTTCACCCATTATTTCAGTTCTGGTCTTCATCATCTCTTGCCCGGAGTTTTCAGTACTTTAACTGATCTCTCTACCTCTCCTTATCTCATGCCTTCCTATTCAAAATTTGCTTTCTTAAACAACTGATACTTCCCTCCTACCCAAAGCCATTGAAGTGGCTTCCTTCCCATTCCCCTCAGGATAAAATTCCAGTCACAATAGCAAATCACAAGGCCTTTCGTAATCGAGTTCCTGTCTGCCTCTCCTTCTTCATACCCTACATTTCAGTAATATGAAATTAATTATGTGTTCCTGAATGTGCCCCTCGTGGTTTGTGAGTTCAGATGTTTTTACTGGTTGTCCCCTGTCTGAACTGACCATTCTTCTGCCTCACTAATTCCTTCAAAGCTCAAGTATTACCACTTAGAAACCATCTTTGGTCCCCTTTCCATCAAAGACAAAGACTGTTAACCACTTCTGTCATCTCCATACCCTGCtgcgtagtatttcatttaaCTAATTTTTGTCTCCCCCACTAAATGAGCTATATCAGGACAAGAACAAAGTGTCACCCTTTTATGTATTCCCTGTATCTAGCAGAATTTGGCACACAGACATTCCGTTTTGCTGCAGAAGAAAACTGGGAGATAAGCCGGAAGTAGGATAATTTGAGTACATTGTGGAGATGTAGTTGAACAGCGGGAAGATCTGTCTAGAGTAGGCTACTAAGCTAACTTCTGACCCTTACTCAGTCCCTGACCTATAAACTGGCCACCCGCAGGTCATTGAGGAGCGCTTTGGGCCCGGCGTAGTGGCAGTACCTTTCCTGTCGGATGCAGCCTGCTATGACCTACTGGGGGTGCTAGTGAAACAGTCCCGCCCAGCCCATACCCGCCTGGCTTTGCCAGGTCGCCAGGGTCGGCGGGCACTGCAACCAGTGGGGCCACTGCCAAGCCTCCTGGAGCAGACAGGGTCTGAGGGTACTTTTGCCTACTGTACTCGAGAATACTCACCAAATGACCGGGCAGAGATAACCTATGAAGAGATGCGACTGTTGGATGGACAGCCCTGCCGAATCCGCTTACATTTGGGTGGTCTGCACAAGAAGGTGGCCTTCCTGCTGCTACCACCAGGGCAGGTTAGCCTACAGCAGACTCTTTCTTGGCTCCGAGGCACCCACAGCATCTATGTCATCTACCAGGTCTTCTCCTGCTCCTGGCTGCAGCTGGGGCTATTGCCCACGGCCCGTGAGCCCCAGCTGCTTCGGTTACAGCGGTCACTGCCTATTGCCTTCTCCTGCCTCAAGTTTTCACTGCAGCCCAAGGGTGTGCTGGGACCACAGAAGCCCCTGAACAAGGACCCATTGCCCCATGGGGCCAACTGGGTCAGACCCAACCTTAGCATCATGCCACCTCTGGCGCCCACATTAGCCCCTGCTAATATCCCCGAAGCTGCTGCTGTACCCCCACCTGTACCAACCCCATCGACACCACCTCCCCAGGAAGGGCCAGAGGGCAGACCCACCAGATTCTCCTACAAGGGCCGAAACCCCTTCCGGAGGGGACCACTGATGCTGTCAGGTACTACAAGGGGAAATGGAAATGAGGGATGGGACaaggcagagagggagaggacATGGGGAGTATAGCCCAGGAATGTGTGGAGCACCCATGACTGTGTACTGGACCCTGGTGAGGGAAAGtgagggagggagccagggaagggcAAGACGGAAGCATGGCCCTGGCGAGGGGTGAGGACAACACAGAGGTCCAAATGGAGGGAGTAGGGAGGCAAAAGACCAGGGCATGAGTCAAGCTGTGACTATATCCCCAACCCCGGCAGAAAACTGGCTCTTCAGCCCCCGCAGCCCCCCACCAGGAGCCCAGGGTGGGGGCCCCGGGGACCCCGACCGGCACTCCATGTCCCTGCCCCTGCTGCAGGGTTTGTCCTCGGAGTTCGACAGCGACGACTGAGGCTGAGGCAAGAGATGCAGGGGGCAAGGCCCCCAAGATCTGGCATAGGGATACTGGTTCCCAATAAACACCAGCTGCTGCTCCCCCAAACCATCCTGGCCCCATGCTGCTTCTTCCTTCTGGGGTCTGGAGGAAGGGGGAGAGTCCCTACATTTTTCCACAGTTTTCTTGCCTCTGAGGGGATGGCACATGTGACATAAGAGGAACCTTGAAACTTGGCATCAATGTCCTCACCAGAGAA comes from Elephas maximus indicus isolate mEleMax1 chromosome 7, mEleMax1 primary haplotype, whole genome shotgun sequence and encodes:
- the C7H11orf42 gene encoding uncharacterized protein C11orf42 homolog, coding for MLVGTPHLLTLDEADATWTLIKDKVIEERFGPGVVAVPFLSDAACYDLLGVLVKQSRPAHTRLALPGRQGRRALQPVGPLPSLLEQTGSEGTFAYCTREYSPNDRAEITYEEMRLLDGQPCRIRLHLGGLHKKVAFLLLPPGQVSLQQTLSWLRGTHSIYVIYQVFSCSWLQLGLLPTAREPQLLRLQRSLPIAFSCLKFSLQPKGVLGPQKPLNKDPLPHGANWVRPNLSIMPPLAPTLAPANIPEAAAVPPPVPTPSTPPPQEGPEGRPTRFSYKGRNPFRRGPLMLSENWLFSPRSPPPGAQGGGPGDPDRHSMSLPLLQGLSSEFDSDD